The Microbacterium luteum genome includes a region encoding these proteins:
- a CDS encoding helix-turn-helix domain-containing protein: protein MHATPLELSTLGHRIRHQRVSHGMTLDELGEKVGVAGSHLSLIENGKREPKLSLLQAIAAATGVDVGELLSPEPPNRRAALEIELERAQSGSVFRSLGIEPVRVTKGMSDETIESVLGLHRELQRREREAIATPEEARRANTEQRLRMRALDNYLPDIERLAEKQLKAAGHSTGALTHRTVSIMAEQIGFELIYVNDLPSSTRSITDLENGRIYLPPASIPGGHGLRSMALQAMAHRLLEHERPADYADFLRQRLEINYYAACCLMPESTAVGFLQQAKKDRNLAVEDFRDAFGVTHEAAGMRMTNLMTHHLGMRLHFLRVDGDGAISRVYENDDLPLPADVTGAVDGQVACAKFSARAAFSEQNRTTEHYQYTDTPNGTYWCSTQTGTTAEGEFSITVGVPFDDARWFRGRETTTRAASTCPDESCCRRPAVEATARWRGKAWPSARVHMQMFSPLPRGAFPGVDENEVYAFLDRHV, encoded by the coding sequence ATGCACGCGACGCCGCTGGAACTGTCGACCCTGGGCCACCGCATCCGACACCAGCGGGTGAGCCACGGGATGACCCTGGACGAACTGGGCGAGAAGGTCGGTGTGGCCGGAAGCCACCTGAGCCTCATCGAGAACGGCAAGCGGGAGCCGAAGCTGTCGCTGCTGCAGGCGATCGCGGCGGCGACCGGGGTGGATGTCGGTGAGCTCCTCTCCCCGGAACCACCGAACCGGCGCGCGGCGCTCGAGATCGAACTCGAACGTGCGCAGAGCGGGTCGGTCTTCCGCAGTCTCGGCATCGAACCCGTGCGCGTGACCAAGGGCATGAGCGACGAGACGATCGAGTCGGTCCTGGGCCTGCACCGCGAGCTGCAGCGCCGCGAGCGGGAGGCGATCGCGACCCCCGAAGAGGCCCGGCGCGCGAACACCGAGCAGCGCCTGCGCATGCGGGCGCTGGACAACTACCTGCCCGACATCGAGCGGCTCGCCGAGAAGCAGCTGAAGGCGGCGGGCCACTCCACCGGCGCCCTCACGCATCGCACGGTGAGCATCATGGCCGAGCAGATCGGCTTCGAGCTGATCTACGTCAACGACCTCCCCTCCTCCACGCGTTCGATCACCGATCTCGAGAACGGTCGCATCTATCTGCCGCCGGCGTCGATCCCCGGCGGCCACGGTCTGCGGTCGATGGCCCTGCAGGCCATGGCGCACCGGCTCCTGGAGCACGAGAGACCCGCCGATTACGCGGACTTCCTGCGGCAGCGGCTCGAGATCAACTACTACGCGGCGTGCTGTCTCATGCCCGAGTCCACCGCCGTGGGATTCCTGCAACAGGCCAAGAAGGACCGCAATCTCGCCGTCGAGGATTTCCGCGATGCGTTCGGCGTCACGCACGAGGCGGCAGGCATGCGCATGACGAACCTCATGACGCACCACCTCGGCATGCGCCTGCACTTCCTGCGCGTCGACGGCGACGGCGCCATCTCACGCGTGTACGAGAACGACGACCTTCCGCTTCCGGCCGATGTCACCGGTGCGGTGGACGGACAGGTCGCGTGCGCGAAGTTCTCCGCACGGGCGGCGTTCTCGGAGCAGAACCGCACCACCGAGCACTACCAGTACACCGATACGCCCAACGGCACCTACTGGTGCTCGACGCAGACGGGGACCACCGCGGAGGGCGAATTCTCCATCACCGTCGGTGTGCCCTTCGACGACGCCCGCTGGTTCCGCGGCCGCGAGACGACCACGCGCGCCGCCTCGACGTGCCCCGACGAATCGTGCTGCCGTCGTCCGGCGGTCGAGGCGACGGCGCGCTGGCGGGGGAAGGCGTGGCCGAGCGCACGCGTGCACATGCAGATGTTCTCGCCGCTCCCCCGCGGCGCCTTCCCCGGGGTGGACGAGAACGAGGTGTACGCCTTCCTCGACCGCCACGTCTGA